From a single Solenopsis invicta isolate M01_SB chromosome 6, UNIL_Sinv_3.0, whole genome shotgun sequence genomic region:
- the LOC120358035 gene encoding uncharacterized protein LOC120358035 yields the protein MSDLIEDLLRKWGLSQYIEKFKDEQVDEQAFLHMPDSMIKELIPSVGHRFSFLTNRKIFLESINETSSVANNSIVNLRNLLSESGTGKKLLTQTRLTPSDRNNLCKIIIEKLLSKSIKIKTEKFQDWATEIVNLFKYEKISTYFVPSNAKLKRFAHGKLWDKYNNVKKLIIKHKKACKEGNVEITPENNNDCEEALIALRAIQPEDINIEKLWKETFTRRNRGTSIRNYFEEYPILKTATLLQIDFQLETKTDTLTFQQKWPDIAPYIRLLAEKTEVCPTLCEVTNDVPVETLSLLMLPYLLKPSNVKTGNKKRWKPSKIETAESFIFRVSNIADLEPKLHKRKEKLEAYGLTLQPMVVAVGSILNLTSFYVIINDIKYTSTSLMNAIDLCFKIFFALDATYPADSEIVCRNLAPCADKTWRQIGGNKRADSTHQTGSTTQTRRAAST from the exons ATGTCTGATTTGATCGAAGACTTGTTAAGAAAGTGGGGCCTTTCccaatatattgaaaaatttaaag ATGAGCAAGTTGACGAGCAAGCATTTCTACACATGCCTGATTCGATGATAAAAGAATTGATACCTTCTGTTGGAcatcgtttttcttttcttacaaaTCGAAAAATATTCCTTGAAAGTATTAATGAGACATCATCGGTTGCTAACAATTCAATAGTG aatctcagaaatttACTCTCAGAATCAGGCACcggtaaaaaattattgacacaAACACGATTAACTCCATCGGATCGCAATAATTTATGTAAGATAATTATTGAGAAGCTTCTTAGTAAATCTATAAA AATAAAGActgaaaaatttcaagattggGCTACAGAAATTGTTAACCTTTTTAAATACGAAAAGATTTCTACATATTTCGTTCCAAGTAACGCTAAATTGAAACGTTTTGCTCATGGAAAACTTTGGGACaagtataataatgttaaaaagttaattataaaacacaaaaaagCGTGTAAAGAAGGCAATGTTGAAATAACTCCTGAGAATAATAATGACTGTGAAGAGGCACTAATTGCATTACGTGCAATTCAACCGgaagatataaatattgaaaaattgtgGAAAGAAACATTTACAAGAAGAAACAGAGGAACTTcgattagaaattattttgaagaatatCCTATTTTAAAAACTGCTACACTT TTGCAGATTGATTTTCAACTGGAAACAAAAACAGATACGCTCACTTTCCAACAGAAATGGCCTGACATCGCTCCGTATATAAGACTTCTCGCTGAGAAAACAGAAGTATGCCCAACATTATGTGAGGTGACAAAtg ATGTACCTGTTGAAACATTAAGCCTTCTCATGTTACCTTATTTATTAAAACCGAGTAATGTGAAAACAGGCAATAAGAAGAGGTGGAAACCATCCAAAATAGAAACTGctgaaagttttatttttcgaGTTTCT AATATAGCAGATTTGGAACCTAAACTCcataaacgaaaagaaaaacttGAAGCTTATGGATTGACACTTCAGCCAATGGTGGTAGCAGTGGGTTCCATTTTAAACTTGACatctttttacgttattattaacgatattaaatatacatcaaCAAGTTTAATGAATGCAATTGATTTatgctttaaaatattctttgcgcTAGATGCAACATATCCAGCAGATTCTGAAATTGTGTG